A window of Danaus plexippus chromosome 12, MEX_DaPlex, whole genome shotgun sequence contains these coding sequences:
- the LOC116772674 gene encoding cytochrome P450 6B6-like, whose product MFYVVFFCVLLFYFYGIRTFNYWRNRGIKNDKPLPYFGNNLKQFIQKSSMAMVATDLYKRYPEEKVVGFFRGTSPELVIRDPVIIKRILVTDFQHFYARGFNTHETVIEPLLQNLFFADGDLWRLIRQRFGQSFSTGKIKSMFSFITDGAEKLQSLANDISELDSYDIKELMARYTTDFIGACGFGINMDTLGNDSSEFRKLGKRIFQRTFRDSVAGASKYIFPDLCRYINFLAPELETSINTLVQKVMHYRNYKPCGRNDFIDIMLELKERGKISVESLNLKDSNGCPKIVEMEFTDLLITAQSFLFFGAGFETTSTTSSFTLHQLAYHPDWQLKVQNEIDRVLIKYNGKITYEAVNEMQCLEKCFYEAMRLYPAVGFLMRKCTTSSYTFPEIGLTIDKGVKVIIPIQAIHNDEKYFYEPNKFHPDRFTSSKDMKNSIFLPFGDGPRACIAARLGKLLAMAGIAAILHKFQVEPSAESKQFPEPDPMGTVSESFIGGLPIKLRRR is encoded by the exons atgttttacgtAGTGTTCTTTtgtgtattgttattttatttttatggcattcgaacatttaattattggaGAAACAGAGgtataaaaaatgataaaccTTTGCCTTATTTTGGAAACAACCTAAAACAATTCATTCAAAAATCAAGTATGGCAATGGTAGCAACAGATTTATACAAACGATATCCAGAAGAGAAAGTAGTTGGGTTTTTTAGAGGAACATCGCCAGAATTGGTAATACGAGATCCTGTTATCATCAAAAGAATATTGGTAACtgattttcaacatttttatgcaAGAGGTTTTAATACGCATGAGACCGTTATAGAACCGTTATTACAAAACTTGTTTTTTGCGGACGGTGATTTGTGGCGATTAATAAGACAGAGATTTGGACAATCTTTTAGTacaggtaaaataaaaagtatgttttcttttataactgATGGAGCTGAAAAGTTACAGTCATTAGCCAATGATATATCAGAATTGGATTCCTATGATATTAAAGAACTAATGGCAAGGTACACAACTGATTTTATTGGTGCTTGTGGTTTTGGAATTAATATGGATACATTAGGTAACGATAGCTCGGAATTTAGAAAACTAGGTAAGAGAATATTCCAAAGAACATTTAGAGATTCTGTAGCTGGAGcaagcaaatatatttttcctgaTTTATGCAGATATATCAACTTCCTTGCGCCTGAGTTAGAAACTTCAATAAACACTCTTGTTCAGAAGGTTATGcattatagaaattataagcCATGTGGAAGAAACGACTTTATAGATATAATGCTAGAATTAAAAGAAAGAGGAAAAATTTCTGTGGAGTCTTTAAATCTAAAAGATTCCAATGGTTGCCCAAAAATTGTTGAAATGGAATTTACTGATTTATTAATCACGGcacaaagttttttattttttggtgcTGGATTTGAAACTACTTCAACAACTTCCAGTTTTACATTACACCAACTCGCTTATCATCCAGACTGGCAGCTAAAAGTTCAAAATGAGATCGATAGagttcttattaaatataatggtaAAATAACTTATGAAGCGGTCAACGAGATGCAGTGTCTAGAAAAATGCTTTTATGAAGCTATGAGACTATATCCTGCCGTGGGGTTCTTGATGAGAAAATGTACAACGTCCTCTTATACGTTTCCGGAAATTGGATTAACAATAGACAAAGGTGTAAAAGTTATTATCCCAATACAAGCGATTCACAacgatgaaaaatatttttacgaacCAAACAAGTTTCATCCCGACAGATTTACATCTTCAAAGGATatgaaaaattctatatttttaccatTTGGTGATGGACCTCGGGCTTGTATCG ctGCAAGACTGGGAAAATTGTTGGCCATGGCTGGGATTGCTGCTATTCTTCATAAATTCCAGGTGGAACCTAGTGCTGAAAGTAAACAGTTTCCAGAACCAGACCCAATGGGAACTGTATCTGAAAGTTTTATCGGAGGACTTCCTATCAAATTAAGAAGaagataa